The following proteins are encoded in a genomic region of Fervidobacterium pennivorans DSM 9078:
- the purB gene encoding adenylosuccinate lyase, protein MVERYALEPLKSLWTLKAQYERWLEVELAVVEAYEQVGIAPKGTAEEIRKKAFIDVDDILATEQVVDHDVIAFIKSVTKNMGDEARYFHYGLTSSDVVDTANSLVLIRATDIILESMEKLRLVLYEKALQYKTLPTIGRTHGVHAEPTSFGLKFLSWYAELLRDIERLKRVREEIAVGKLSGAVGNYANISPEVEKIALEKLGLKPTPVATQVISRDYIAHLLATFAIIAGLIERIAIEIRHLQRTEVLEAMEPFKEGQRGSSAMPHKKNPILCERLTGMARLMRSYAQVAFENMALWHERDISHSSAERYILPDSTMTIYYMLEKARYLIENLRVFEEKVKKNIDITQGLVYSQRILLALVEAGMSREEAYTLVQKYALECWETGESFKERLRSDEKISQLITEEKFEELFKPDYYLKNIDKIYERFEKK, encoded by the coding sequence ATGGTAGAACGATACGCACTTGAACCATTGAAGAGTTTATGGACTTTAAAAGCCCAGTATGAAAGATGGCTCGAAGTTGAGCTTGCTGTGGTTGAAGCATACGAACAAGTAGGCATTGCACCGAAAGGAACAGCTGAAGAAATTAGAAAAAAAGCGTTTATTGATGTGGATGACATATTAGCTACAGAGCAAGTGGTTGACCATGATGTTATTGCGTTTATAAAGTCCGTAACAAAGAATATGGGAGATGAAGCAAGGTACTTCCATTATGGACTAACTTCATCTGACGTTGTTGACACGGCTAATTCACTCGTTCTTATCCGAGCAACAGATATCATTTTGGAATCGATGGAAAAGCTAAGATTGGTTCTATATGAGAAAGCTCTCCAATACAAAACACTTCCTACGATTGGTAGAACACACGGTGTTCATGCGGAACCCACATCTTTTGGATTGAAGTTTCTCTCATGGTATGCGGAGCTTCTCAGAGATATTGAAAGACTAAAAAGAGTTCGTGAAGAGATAGCTGTTGGAAAATTAAGTGGTGCTGTTGGCAATTACGCAAATATTTCTCCGGAAGTAGAGAAAATTGCTCTTGAAAAGCTTGGACTGAAACCTACGCCTGTAGCCACACAAGTTATCTCGCGCGATTATATAGCACATTTGCTTGCAACATTTGCTATAATTGCAGGTTTAATTGAGCGCATAGCAATTGAAATAAGGCATTTACAGCGCACGGAAGTGCTTGAAGCTATGGAACCATTCAAAGAAGGACAGCGAGGTTCTTCAGCTATGCCTCATAAGAAGAATCCAATCCTTTGTGAACGATTAACGGGTATGGCGAGGTTAATGCGAAGCTATGCACAAGTTGCCTTTGAAAACATGGCACTCTGGCACGAAAGGGACATTTCACACTCATCTGCGGAAAGATACATACTCCCAGATTCAACAATGACAATTTACTATATGCTTGAAAAAGCAAGGTATCTAATTGAAAATTTGAGAGTCTTTGAGGAGAAAGTTAAAAAGAACATAGATATAACCCAAGGATTGGTTTATTCTCAAAGGATACTCCTTGCACTTGTAGAAGCTGGAATGAGTAGGGAAGAGGCTTACACACTTGTTCAAAAATATGCTCTGGAATGTTGGGAAACAGGTGAGTCATTCAAAGAGAGATTACGTTCTGATGAAAAGATAAGTCAATTAATCACTGAGGAAAAGTTTGAGGAATTGTTCAAACCAGACTACTATCTTAAAAACATTGATAAAATCTACGAAAGGTTTGAGAAAAAGTAA
- the ord gene encoding 2,4-diaminopentanoate dehydrogenase, producing MRIVTWGFGAMGRGIAKNIIESKFMKLVGVIDKNPEFIGKDVGELLGLGNYGVRVRDSIDVIEETNPDLVVIATSSFVKDVLPQIEYAVKNHANVITIAEEMAFPFDSHPEESLYMDSLAKRYGVTILGTGVNPGFVLDTLIIALTGVCTRVDRIVAKRINDLSPFGKTVMETQGVGTTPEQFEEGLKKGTIVGHIGFPQSIAMIARALGWNITKIEEERKPIISNVYRETPVVKVEPGMVAGCNHSAKAYVGDKCVIELYHPQQIHPHLEGVETGDYIEIYGDININLSIKPEIPGGKATIAIATNMIPIVIGAQPGLKCMADLPVPRSILSFTR from the coding sequence ATGAGAATAGTAACTTGGGGCTTTGGTGCTATGGGACGTGGTATTGCAAAGAATATTATCGAAAGTAAGTTCATGAAACTGGTGGGGGTTATCGATAAAAATCCAGAATTCATAGGTAAAGATGTTGGTGAATTGCTTGGTCTTGGAAACTACGGTGTTCGTGTAAGAGATTCTATTGATGTTATTGAGGAGACAAACCCAGACCTTGTAGTTATCGCAACGAGTTCGTTTGTTAAAGACGTTCTTCCACAGATTGAGTACGCAGTTAAGAACCATGCAAATGTTATTACAATAGCTGAAGAAATGGCATTTCCGTTTGATTCCCATCCGGAAGAATCACTTTACATGGACAGCTTGGCAAAAAGATACGGAGTGACGATACTTGGAACCGGTGTCAATCCTGGATTTGTTCTTGATACGTTAATCATTGCTCTGACGGGAGTCTGCACAAGAGTTGACAGAATAGTTGCAAAAAGAATAAACGACCTATCACCGTTTGGAAAAACAGTTATGGAAACGCAAGGAGTTGGCACAACACCAGAGCAATTTGAAGAAGGCTTGAAAAAAGGCACCATCGTTGGTCATATTGGATTCCCACAAAGCATTGCGATGATAGCAAGAGCCTTAGGTTGGAATATCACAAAGATAGAGGAAGAAAGGAAACCTATAATTTCTAATGTCTACAGGGAAACCCCAGTCGTTAAAGTTGAACCTGGCATGGTAGCAGGTTGTAACCATTCAGCAAAAGCATACGTTGGAGACAAATGTGTCATTGAGCTTTACCATCCACAGCAGATACACCCGCACCTTGAAGGTGTTGAAACAGGAGATTACATAGAAATATACGGAGACATAAACATAAACCTTTCTATAAAACCAGAAATTCCTGGAGGAAAAGCAACAATAGCGATTGCAACTAATATGATTCCAATAGTAATTGGTGCACAACCTGGTTTGAAATGTATGGCTGACTTGCCAGTCCCCAGGTCTATTCTTTCATTCACAAGATAA
- the ortA gene encoding 2-amino-4-oxopentanoate thiolase subunit OrtA gives MLANLAKKGDWVQIQVTILHPEERAPQVPEDTKKVPLEMRVKGFLQDEVAEIGATVTIKTMTGRLVTGKLVAVNPKYEHDFGEPVPELITIGLELREILESSDGDDK, from the coding sequence GTGCTCGCTAACCTTGCCAAAAAAGGTGACTGGGTGCAAATTCAGGTTACTATACTACATCCTGAAGAACGTGCTCCACAAGTGCCTGAGGATACAAAAAAAGTTCCACTCGAAATGAGAGTTAAGGGATTTTTACAAGACGAAGTGGCAGAAATAGGAGCGACTGTTACCATAAAAACGATGACAGGAAGGTTGGTTACAGGAAAACTTGTGGCAGTCAACCCAAAATACGAGCACGACTTTGGTGAACCTGTTCCTGAACTCATAACGATAGGGTTGGAATTAAGGGAAATTCTGGAGTCATCGGATGGTGATGACAAATGA